One Kineococcus aurantiacus genomic window carries:
- a CDS encoding malectin domain-containing carbohydrate-binding protein — MSKVSKFLLSAAAVATVAGGFTTAGASAASADTGVTIRQGTGKVDYTDAAGNVWKKDAGFVGGYQVSNVTTASIAGTTSSGLYQNEHWGMSKWAAQVPNGTYDVTLKFAETYFTTANTRVFSVTAEGQKVVENLDIFAAVGKNARLDKTFQVKVADGSIDLGFSATKNNAKVDGILVKSAGTTSGTGSTPVVTPSPRPTQPTPTPTTPAPTTPAPTTPSTPVTSGDWHSGASGVGVASGTFASWRGSAVEVSATWADNNTAAANFWQLDRGAEFGSWDKDLDIAVGGIGSGETWANAARGSYDARWRASLTTLKNKWGNRPGTAYIRFAHEMNGNWYAWSVNKNNYQDFITSWKRYRALQKEIFPGAKLVFNLNRESVGTGMDWRQTFPGAQYVDVMGVDYYNQYPYAGDAATFASAIQEKDGFGAPKGLAQHLAFAKSVGLPLSISEWSGNADNGDSPAFIQGMHDFFEANGGTGAGKLLYEVQFNVDRDNKRWILTGDTRMPKSAAKYRELF; from the coding sequence ATGTCCAAGGTTTCGAAGTTCCTCCTGTCCGCCGCTGCCGTCGCCACCGTCGCCGGCGGTTTCACCACGGCCGGTGCCTCGGCCGCCTCCGCCGACACCGGCGTCACGATCCGCCAGGGCACCGGCAAGGTCGACTACACCGACGCGGCCGGCAACGTCTGGAAGAAGGACGCCGGTTTCGTCGGCGGGTACCAGGTCTCGAACGTCACCACCGCGAGCATCGCCGGCACCACGTCCTCCGGGCTCTACCAGAACGAGCACTGGGGCATGTCGAAGTGGGCCGCGCAGGTCCCCAACGGCACCTACGACGTCACGCTGAAGTTCGCCGAGACCTACTTCACCACGGCGAACACCCGCGTGTTCTCGGTCACCGCCGAGGGCCAGAAGGTCGTCGAGAACCTGGACATCTTCGCCGCGGTCGGCAAGAACGCCCGCCTGGACAAGACGTTCCAGGTGAAGGTGGCCGACGGTTCGATCGACCTGGGTTTCTCGGCCACGAAGAACAACGCGAAGGTCGACGGCATCCTGGTGAAGTCGGCCGGCACGACCAGCGGCACCGGTTCGACGCCCGTCGTGACGCCGAGCCCGCGTCCCACGCAGCCGACCCCCACGCCGACCACCCCGGCGCCGACCACCCCGGCGCCCACCACGCCCAGCACCCCGGTGACCTCCGGTGACTGGCACTCCGGCGCCTCCGGTGTCGGTGTCGCCTCCGGCACGTTCGCCTCCTGGCGCGGTTCGGCCGTCGAGGTCTCCGCCACGTGGGCCGACAACAACACCGCGGCCGCGAACTTCTGGCAGCTCGACCGGGGCGCCGAGTTCGGTTCCTGGGACAAGGACCTGGACATCGCCGTCGGCGGCATCGGTTCCGGTGAGACCTGGGCCAACGCCGCGCGGGGTTCCTACGACGCCCGCTGGCGCGCCTCGCTGACCACGCTGAAGAACAAGTGGGGCAACCGTCCCGGCACCGCGTACATCCGGTTCGCGCACGAGATGAACGGCAACTGGTACGCCTGGTCGGTCAACAAGAACAACTACCAGGACTTCATCACCTCCTGGAAGCGCTACCGCGCGCTGCAGAAGGAGATCTTCCCGGGCGCGAAGCTGGTCTTCAACCTCAACCGCGAGTCGGTCGGGACGGGCATGGACTGGCGTCAGACCTTCCCGGGTGCGCAGTACGTCGACGTCATGGGTGTCGACTACTACAACCAGTACCCGTACGCGGGTGACGCGGCGACCTTCGCCTCGGCCATCCAGGAGAAGGACGGCTTCGGCGCCCCCAAGGGCCTGGCCCAGCACCTCGCCTTCGCCAAGAGCGTGGGTCTGCCGCTGTCCATCTCGGAGTGGTCCGGCAACGCCGACAACGGTGACTCCCCGGCCTTCATCCAGGGCATGCACGACTTCTTCGAGGCCAACGGCGGCACCGGCGCCGGCAAGCTCCTGTACGAGGTGCAGTTCAACGTCGACCGCGACAACAAGCGCTGGATCCTCACGGGCGACACCCGCATGCCGAAGTCGGCCGCGAAGTACCGCGAGCTCTTCTGA
- a CDS encoding Wzz/FepE/Etk N-terminal domain-containing protein, with the protein MTERNGPGAWAAVFRHRWKVLAVAVVMAVLGYLGAANFIPPVYTATTTITLSKDRPFDATATGNNGAQLGDPTQWAALQAAVVKSSAVLQAATAPVPTGTGAATVQVPAEDVDTFRDGLTVTAQTDTNQITVTSSASSAQDAADTADAVAYAYQALSAQNVTTARDAALANVESSDTTTVQQINLAATTYGSGVASVDAATVPNGAAAPYPWQIALVAGIVGLLAAAGAVAWAAHLKQRVTAPPLGGIAELARWGNLPSFRALSDPLSEPSRSTGVVLVGLQHLGHLRTPRLEVSSVLVTAASGNAGALALGLAASAARSGRRVVMVDADESGSRLAVFGAPVAEASANVPQGRWSEEIRPWVVGGGAVVGILPLDARSLQPHAVGSGVRHLVEAGYLVIFVGGSVVSSPVAFAVAGEVDAVLVQVEADPRAEVVSKTLAQLSIAAPDVVAQVVVGDTSSSGGGENHRLEQRPRPAGGSQQVSPEVAGRRG; encoded by the coding sequence ATGACGGAACGGAACGGCCCGGGGGCCTGGGCGGCCGTCTTCCGGCACCGCTGGAAGGTGCTCGCGGTCGCCGTCGTGATGGCGGTGCTCGGCTACCTGGGGGCGGCGAACTTCATCCCGCCGGTCTACACGGCGACGACGACGATCACGCTGTCCAAGGACCGCCCGTTCGACGCGACGGCGACGGGCAACAACGGCGCCCAGCTCGGCGACCCCACGCAGTGGGCGGCGCTGCAGGCCGCCGTGGTGAAGTCCAGCGCGGTCCTGCAGGCCGCCACCGCGCCGGTGCCGACGGGGACCGGCGCCGCGACGGTGCAGGTGCCGGCCGAGGACGTCGACACGTTCCGCGACGGCCTGACGGTGACGGCCCAGACCGACACCAACCAGATCACCGTGACGAGCTCGGCCTCCAGCGCGCAGGACGCCGCGGACACCGCCGACGCCGTCGCGTACGCCTACCAGGCGCTGTCCGCGCAGAACGTCACGACGGCCCGCGACGCGGCGCTGGCGAACGTCGAGAGCAGCGACACCACGACGGTGCAGCAGATCAACCTCGCCGCGACGACGTACGGCTCGGGCGTGGCGAGCGTCGACGCCGCGACGGTGCCGAACGGCGCGGCCGCGCCGTACCCGTGGCAGATCGCTCTCGTCGCCGGGATCGTCGGCCTGCTCGCCGCCGCCGGTGCGGTGGCGTGGGCGGCCCACCTCAAGCAGCGCGTCACCGCTCCGCCGCTGGGGGGCATCGCGGAGCTGGCGCGCTGGGGCAACCTGCCCTCCTTCCGCGCGCTGAGCGACCCGCTGAGCGAGCCGAGCCGCTCCACGGGGGTCGTGCTCGTCGGTCTGCAGCACCTGGGCCACCTGCGCACCCCGCGCCTGGAGGTCAGCAGCGTGCTGGTCACGGCGGCCTCGGGCAACGCCGGGGCGCTGGCCCTGGGGCTGGCCGCGTCGGCCGCCCGCTCGGGCCGTCGCGTCGTCATGGTCGACGCCGACGAGTCCGGCAGCCGGCTGGCCGTCTTCGGCGCGCCGGTCGCCGAGGCGAGCGCCAACGTCCCGCAGGGCCGCTGGAGCGAGGAGATCCGCCCGTGGGTCGTCGGCGGCGGGGCCGTCGTCGGCATCCTGCCGCTGGACGCCCGCTCGCTGCAGCCGCACGCCGTGGGGTCCGGTGTCCGCCACCTCGTCGAGGCCGGCTACCTGGTGATCTTCGTGGGTGGCTCGGTCGTCTCCAGCCCGGTGGCGTTCGCGGTGGCCGGTGAGGTCGACGCCGTCCTGGTCCAGGTGGAGGCCGACCCGCGCGCCGAGGTCGTCAGCAAGACGCTGGCCCAGCTGTCGATCGCGGCGCCGGACGTCGTGGCGCAGGTCGTCGTGGGTGACACGTCGAGCTCGGGCGGCGGGGAGAACCACCGCCTGGAGCAGCGGCCGCGCCCGGCCGGCGGCAGCCAGCAGGTCTCCCCGGAGGTCGCGGGCCGCCGCGGCTGA